A single Oncorhynchus tshawytscha isolate Ot180627B linkage group LG01, Otsh_v2.0, whole genome shotgun sequence DNA region contains:
- the LOC112263149 gene encoding transmembrane protein 258, translating into MELEAMTRYTSPVNPAVFPHLTVVLLAIGMFFTAWFFVYEVTSTKYTRDVFKELLISLVASLFMGFGVLFLLLWVGIYV; encoded by the exons ATG GAGCTGGAGGCCATGACCAGATACACCAGTCCGGTGAACCCAGCAGTCTTCCCCCACCTCACTGTGGTCCTACTGGCTATCGGCATGTTCTTCACTGCGTGGTTCTTTGT CTACGAGGTAACGTCCACTAAATACACCAGAGACGTATTCAAAGAGCTGCTCATCTCCCTGGTGGCGTCTCTCTTCATGGGCTTCGGTGTGCTGTTTCTGTTACTGTGGGTCGGCATCTATGTCTGA
- the LOC112263221 gene encoding transmembrane protein 138, which yields MLQTNNYSLVLLVQLGLLTYDLFVNSFSELLRAAPVIQLVLFIIQDIAILFNVIIILLMMFNTYVFQVGLVSLLLERFKGLLVLSAIYLTLSISFHCWVVNLRWLESNRFIWTNGLRVLFVFQRVAAVLYFYVYKRTAECLGDPRLYQDSVWLRDAFVRARQ from the exons ATGCTCCAGACCAACAACTACTCGCTGGTCCTTCTGGTCCAGCTGGGTCTGCTGACCTATGACCTGTTCGTCAACTCCTTCAGCGAGCTGCTCAGGGCAGCGCCCGTCATCCAGCTAGTGCTGTTCAT TATCCAGGATATAGCCATCCTGTTCAACGTGATCATCATTCTGCTGATGATGTTCAACACGTACGTGTTCCAGGTCGGTCTGGTCTCTCTGCTACTGGAGAGGTTTAAAGGCTTGCTGGTGCTGTCTGCCATCTACCTCACCCTCAGCATCTCCTTTCACTGCTGGGTAGTG AACCTGAGATGGCTGGAATCGAATCGTTTCATCTGGACGAACGGCCTGCGTGTCCTCTTCGTCTTCCAGAGGGTTG CTGCAGTGTTGTATTTCTACGTTTACAAACGGACAGCAGAGTGTCTGGGCGACCCGCGGCTGTATCAGGACTCTGTCTGGCTGAGGGATGCCTTCGTCAGAGCTCGTCAGTGA